A single genomic interval of Mycolicibacterium sp. MU0053 harbors:
- a CDS encoding phosphoadenylyl-sulfate reductase translates to MKNTLMTEADLRELAKRGATELADASAEELLRWTDEHFGGRYVVASNMQDAVLVQMAAKLRPGVDILFLDTGYHFAETIGTRDAVEMVYEVNIVNVTPEKTVAEQDELHGKDLFARDAAACCRMRKVEPLSKALSGYSAWVTGIRRVEAPTRANAPLISFDEAFGLVKINPIATWTDEQMQDYITANGILVNTLVDEGYPSIGCAPCTAKPAPGSDPRSGRWAGQAKIECGLHSS, encoded by the coding sequence ATGAAAAACACCTTGATGACCGAGGCCGACCTGCGCGAACTCGCGAAGCGGGGGGCCACCGAACTCGCCGATGCCAGCGCCGAGGAGTTGCTGCGCTGGACCGACGAGCATTTCGGGGGCCGGTACGTGGTCGCCTCGAACATGCAGGATGCCGTGCTGGTGCAGATGGCCGCGAAGCTGCGGCCCGGCGTCGACATCCTGTTCCTCGACACCGGCTATCACTTCGCCGAGACCATCGGCACCCGCGACGCGGTGGAGATGGTCTATGAAGTCAACATCGTCAACGTCACGCCCGAGAAGACCGTTGCCGAGCAGGACGAACTGCACGGCAAGGACCTGTTCGCGCGCGACGCCGCGGCGTGCTGCCGGATGCGCAAGGTGGAGCCGCTGTCCAAGGCGCTCAGCGGCTATTCGGCGTGGGTGACCGGCATCCGCCGGGTGGAGGCCCCGACGCGTGCCAATGCCCCGCTGATCTCGTTCGACGAGGCCTTCGGGCTGGTGAAGATCAATCCGATCGCCACCTGGACCGACGAGCAGATGCAGGACTACATCACCGCCAACGGCATTCTGGTGAACACCCTGGTCGACGAGGGTTACCCGTCCATCGGGTGCGCACCGTGCACCGCCAAGCCGGCGCCCGGCTCCGATCCCCGCAGCGGCCGCTGGGCCGGGCAGGCCAAGATCGAATGCGGGCTGCACTCTTCGTGA
- a CDS encoding nitrite/sulfite reductase, whose amino-acid sequence MTDTAAATTKPAAARPAKKPRSEGQWALGEREPLNHNEQYKQEDDALNVRDRILDTYSKQGFDSIDMDDLRGRFRWMGLYTQRTEGYDGSWTGDENADLLEAPYFMMRVRCDGKPLSPAALRTLGQISTEFARDTADISDRMNLQYHWLRIEDIPEVWRRLDEVGLQTTEACGDCPRGMLGSPLAGRSLDEVLDPTPALDEIVRRYIGNPEFSNLPRKYKTAISGMQDVAHEVNDVSFIGVHHPEHGPGLDLWVGGGLSTNPMLAQRLGAWVPLDEVPDVWEAVTAVFRDYGYRRLRSKARLKFLIKDWGVAKFREVLETEYLKRPLLDGPAPEPVKHPIDHVGVQKLKNGLNAVGVAPIAGRVSGTILTAVADLIERTGSGSARFTPYQKLIILDVPDDKVDELTAGLDKLGLPSRPTHWRKNLMACTGIEFCKLSFTETRVRAQSLVPELEERLADINAQLDVPITININGCPNSCARIQVADIGFKGQMVDEGNGPEEGFQVHLGGALGLDSGFGRKLRGHKVLASELGDYIERLARNFVKQREHGERFAQWAVRAEESDLQ is encoded by the coding sequence ATGACAGATACCGCTGCCGCGACCACCAAACCTGCGGCCGCCCGGCCGGCCAAGAAGCCCCGTTCCGAAGGCCAGTGGGCCCTCGGCGAGCGCGAACCGCTCAACCACAATGAGCAGTACAAGCAGGAAGACGACGCGCTGAACGTGCGCGACCGCATCCTCGACACCTACTCGAAGCAGGGCTTCGACAGCATCGACATGGACGACCTGCGCGGCCGCTTCCGCTGGATGGGCCTCTACACGCAGCGCACCGAGGGCTACGACGGCTCCTGGACCGGGGACGAGAACGCGGATCTGCTCGAAGCCCCGTACTTCATGATGCGGGTGCGTTGCGACGGCAAGCCGCTCTCGCCGGCCGCACTGCGCACGCTGGGGCAGATCTCCACCGAGTTCGCTCGCGACACCGCCGACATCTCCGACCGGATGAACCTGCAGTACCACTGGTTGCGAATCGAGGACATCCCGGAGGTGTGGCGCCGGCTCGACGAGGTCGGCCTGCAGACCACCGAGGCCTGCGGTGACTGCCCCCGCGGGATGCTGGGCTCGCCCTTGGCCGGCCGGTCGCTCGACGAGGTGCTGGATCCGACGCCCGCGCTCGACGAGATCGTGCGGCGCTACATCGGCAACCCGGAGTTCTCCAACCTGCCCCGCAAATACAAGACCGCGATCTCGGGCATGCAGGACGTCGCGCATGAGGTCAACGACGTCTCGTTCATCGGCGTGCACCACCCCGAGCACGGCCCCGGCCTGGACCTGTGGGTGGGCGGCGGACTGTCCACCAACCCGATGCTGGCCCAGCGGCTGGGCGCCTGGGTGCCGCTGGACGAGGTCCCCGACGTCTGGGAGGCCGTCACCGCGGTGTTCCGGGATTACGGCTACCGTCGGCTGCGGTCCAAGGCCCGGCTGAAGTTCCTGATCAAGGACTGGGGCGTGGCGAAGTTCCGCGAGGTCCTCGAGACCGAATACCTGAAGCGTCCCCTGCTCGACGGACCGGCACCCGAGCCGGTCAAGCATCCGATCGACCATGTCGGAGTCCAGAAACTCAAGAACGGTCTCAACGCGGTGGGCGTCGCGCCGATCGCCGGCCGGGTGTCGGGCACCATCCTGACCGCGGTGGCCGACCTGATCGAGCGCACCGGCTCCGGCAGCGCGCGGTTCACGCCGTACCAGAAGCTGATCATCCTCGACGTGCCCGATGACAAGGTCGACGAGCTGACCGCGGGCTTGGACAAGCTGGGACTGCCGTCGCGGCCGACGCACTGGCGCAAGAACCTGATGGCCTGCACCGGCATCGAGTTCTGCAAGCTGTCCTTCACCGAGACCCGGGTCCGAGCTCAGTCGCTGGTGCCGGAGCTGGAGGAACGGCTCGCCGACATCAACGCCCAGCTCGACGTGCCGATCACGATCAACATCAACGGTTGCCCGAACTCGTGCGCGCGCATCCAGGTCGCCGACATCGGCTTCAAGGGCCAGATGGTCGACGAGGGCAACGGACCCGAAGAGGGATTCCAGGTGCACCTGGGCGGCGCCCTGGGCCTCGACAGCGGTTTCGGCCGCAAGTTGCGGGGACACAAGGTGCTGGCCAGTGAGCTCGGCGACTACATCGAACGGTTGGCCCGCAACTTCGTGAAACAACGCGAGCACGGTGAGCGTTTCGCTCAGTGGGCCGTGCGAGCCGAGGAGAGCGATTTGCAATGA
- a CDS encoding Ms4527A family Cys-rich leader peptide, whose protein sequence is MPNGPPRVGTNSSDATWGARTVMRTSVPDPEFCSGRAQIWPDWEVTPVHGRMAPVTAVRSLTHRVSLVARRHVDFKRVCTCCCLP, encoded by the coding sequence ATGCCGAACGGGCCGCCGCGAGTCGGGACCAACTCGAGCGACGCGACCTGGGGCGCCCGGACCGTCATGAGGACCAGTGTTCCAGACCCTGAATTTTGCTCAGGGCGAGCACAAATTTGGCCGGATTGGGAGGTCACGCCTGTTCATGGCAGAATGGCCCCCGTGACCGCCGTACGCAGCTTGACCCACCGAGTGTCCCTGGTGGCGCGTCGGCATGTCGATTTCAAGCGCGTATGCACCTGTTGCTGTCTGCCTTGA
- the hemW gene encoding radical SAM family heme chaperone HemW has translation MTVRAPQVASLELVPTRGGPFGIYVHVPFCATRCGYCDFNTYTPGELGGATPAGWLEAMRIELALAARQLPALSVDTVFVGGGTPSLLGGDGLAAVLDAVRAEFALARDAEVTTEANPESTSPEFFATIRAAGFSRVSLGMQSVAPTVLRVLDRVHSPGRALDAAREALAAGFEHVNIDLIYGTPGETDDDLCRSVTAALDAGIDHLSAYSLVVEDGTALARRVRRGELPAPDDDVLARRYELLDRWLVAAGLDWYEVSNWSRPGAECRHNLGYWNGGQWWGAGPGAHGFIGSVRWWNVKHPNAYAQALTESTLPIADFETLDSRDRHVEDVLLQLRLRSGLPTALLDAAERHRAESAVAEGLLSRAGERLVLTDRGRLLADGIVRDLLSD, from the coding sequence ATGACGGTCCGGGCGCCCCAGGTCGCGTCGCTCGAGTTGGTCCCGACTCGCGGCGGCCCGTTCGGCATCTACGTGCACGTGCCGTTCTGCGCGACCCGCTGCGGATACTGCGACTTCAACACCTACACCCCCGGGGAACTGGGCGGGGCGACGCCCGCGGGCTGGCTCGAGGCAATGCGGATCGAACTGGCGCTGGCCGCGCGCCAGCTGCCGGCGCTGAGCGTCGACACGGTGTTCGTGGGGGGCGGCACGCCGTCGCTGCTCGGCGGCGACGGCTTGGCCGCGGTGCTCGACGCGGTCCGCGCCGAGTTCGCCCTCGCCCGCGATGCGGAGGTCACCACCGAGGCCAACCCGGAGTCGACGTCCCCCGAGTTCTTTGCGACCATCCGCGCCGCCGGCTTCAGTCGGGTCTCGCTCGGCATGCAGTCGGTGGCGCCGACGGTGCTGCGGGTGCTCGACCGGGTGCATTCGCCGGGCCGGGCGCTCGACGCGGCCCGAGAGGCGTTGGCGGCGGGCTTCGAGCACGTCAACATCGACCTCATCTACGGCACACCGGGGGAGACCGACGACGACCTATGCCGGTCGGTGACCGCGGCGCTGGACGCCGGTATCGATCATCTGTCGGCCTATTCGCTGGTGGTCGAGGACGGCACCGCGCTGGCGCGGCGGGTCCGCCGCGGTGAGTTACCGGCGCCCGACGACGACGTGCTGGCCCGTCGCTACGAATTGCTCGATCGATGGCTGGTGGCAGCGGGCCTGGACTGGTACGAGGTGTCCAACTGGAGCCGACCCGGTGCCGAATGCCGGCACAACCTTGGCTACTGGAACGGCGGCCAATGGTGGGGTGCCGGGCCGGGCGCGCACGGCTTCATCGGCTCGGTGCGGTGGTGGAATGTCAAGCATCCCAACGCCTATGCGCAGGCGCTGACCGAGTCCACGCTGCCGATCGCGGACTTCGAGACGCTCGACTCCCGCGACCGCCACGTCGAGGACGTGCTGCTGCAACTGCGGCTGCGCTCCGGCCTGCCGACGGCGCTGCTCGACGCGGCCGAGCGGCACCGCGCCGAGTCCGCGGTCGCCGAGGGGCTGCTGAGCAGAGCAGGTGAGCGACTGGTGCTCACCGACCGCGGCCGACTGCTGGCCGACGGCATAGTGCGCGACCTACTGTCGGACTGA
- a CDS encoding beta-ketoacyl synthase N-terminal-like domain-containing protein — protein MNSNGHTHDALSPHAVSAATSPEPIAIVGVGCRLAGDIGTAEQFWDFLLAGRSAVREVPAERWEPYLHRDPRNAAVLRETTTLGTFIDDLAGFDAEFFGVSPREAELMDPQQRLALEVSWEALEHAGVPPRSLAGTDTAVLMGVNSDDYGKLLMEDLQGIEAWTGIGTSLCGVANRVSHLLDLRGPSVALDAACAASLVAVHQACQLLRSGETALALAGGVSALIGPGLTRVLDRAGATASDGRCKTFDAAADGYGRGEGAAVVVLKRLADAVRDGDRVLAVVRGGAVAQDGRTVGIMSPNGAAQADLFRLSCQSANIDPASVDFIEAHGTGTPTGDPVEVEALAAVYGAARPAGDPARIGSVKPNTGHLEGGAGAVGLIKAALALHHGVIPPTAGIRNLTTAVDWEHSGLRVPTAAEPWTRAPDRRRRAAVCSYGYGGTIAHVLLEEAPTPSAAADPEPLAPSVFPVSARSRSRLGAQARALAQHLDADPAPLPEVATALWTRRSPEPVRAAVVAESRDDLVRALTSLADDVRDPAVVVGSPLPRADEGAVWVFSGHGSHWPEMGRDLLGAEPAFAAVIDEIDPIFAAELGFSARTALRTGELGGTDQVQALTFAMQVGLAAVLRERGVRPAAVIGHSVGEVAACVTAGVFELAQGAAVACYRARGFRKVMGHGAMALVQLPFDEAQRRLGARTDVIAAISASPAATVLSGAEAAVEELTRRLTDEGVMVRRVKTDVAFHSPAMDALTAELARLIGALPPSRPARVPLYTTALADPRSTAARGPDYWVANLRDRVRFAEAVTAAAEDGHRLFLEVSAHPVVSHSVVETLLHLGIDDHAAVGVLRREQPPRRCVAAAVGALHCHGAPVEHGLRATMPWADNLPGTQWQHREFWRTPSAPPGGRGLHDATDHTLLGGALEIAGAVPARVWETRLDLDTRPYPASHPVQGTEIVPAAVLLNTFHAAAGGDVTDVHLRTPVAPGRTRDVQVVRHDRALAIASRLVDADGPSAGGWLTHCTAIAAADARPGVPVLDEHAVRARCGTELPASYVVDRLAALGVAEMGFGWQIVDLRQGDGEFLAQVRAEPDGSQPRTWAGLLDAATSAASTVFDGAPRLRMPARIERLSILAPPSDSVLLHVLRRGESTCTDVVIADLTGTPMVAITGMAFEELEHSAGGDVNRVLHQLDWHPTVFSEHARPAHVALVGGDAATVAWCRRDLAAARVGASVYADPAGIPADLGSDAVVLVLPEAGESPLAAVDTVLRTLKHLLNSGVMARLWTLTHGVHEGSGFTRSPLWGLSRVAATEHPHLWGGVLDVAEERLPLGVLASLPGHAVVVVRDGVALTARLGNLTVAADTPMECSPAGSYLITGGTGALGLRIAERLADLGARRLVLLSRSGLPPRASWATAANQEQIRAVSALEERGVSVQVAALDVAADGAADDLRALLRDLPPVRGVVHAAGVEAGVFLANTTIEEIATTMRPKVDGALVLHEMFPPGQLDWMLLYSSCGYLAGFPGQGAYACGNAFLDALARHRRGLGDATTAVAWTAWRGLGMGSDSGFVAAQLDALGMDTIGADDAMRALEVAMRSGQPNPVVLPVLPDAVSVPMLSDVSAAAAADSDAGGDTARPVGPGEMDTPEWVAQQVLTAVAGELGLSEDSVDTRLPLVEIGVDSIMTVSLRRQLERQTGLALPPTLLWEHPTAAAVTARIVELLDAEISSATEEEGVTVA, from the coding sequence ATGAACTCGAACGGGCATACCCACGACGCGCTTTCACCGCACGCTGTGAGCGCCGCCACATCCCCGGAGCCGATCGCCATCGTCGGCGTCGGTTGTCGGCTCGCCGGCGACATTGGCACCGCCGAACAGTTCTGGGACTTCCTGCTCGCCGGCCGCAGCGCGGTGCGCGAGGTGCCGGCCGAACGCTGGGAGCCCTACCTGCACCGCGACCCGCGCAATGCCGCGGTGCTGCGCGAGACCACCACGCTGGGCACGTTCATCGACGACCTGGCCGGGTTCGACGCGGAGTTCTTCGGGGTCTCGCCGCGCGAGGCCGAACTGATGGACCCCCAGCAACGCCTGGCGCTCGAGGTCAGCTGGGAGGCCCTCGAACACGCCGGGGTGCCGCCACGCTCGCTGGCCGGCACCGACACCGCGGTGCTGATGGGCGTCAACTCCGACGACTACGGCAAGTTGCTGATGGAGGACCTCCAGGGCATCGAGGCCTGGACCGGGATCGGCACCTCGCTGTGCGGGGTGGCCAACCGGGTCTCGCATCTGCTGGATCTGCGCGGACCCAGCGTCGCGCTGGATGCGGCCTGCGCGGCCTCGCTGGTGGCCGTGCACCAGGCCTGCCAACTGCTGCGCTCGGGTGAGACCGCGCTGGCGTTGGCCGGCGGCGTCAGCGCGCTGATCGGCCCGGGCCTGACCCGCGTGCTCGACCGGGCGGGCGCCACCGCATCCGACGGCCGCTGCAAGACCTTCGACGCCGCGGCCGACGGCTACGGCCGCGGCGAGGGCGCGGCCGTGGTGGTCCTCAAGCGACTGGCGGATGCGGTCCGCGACGGCGACCGGGTGCTGGCCGTGGTGCGCGGCGGTGCCGTGGCCCAAGACGGCCGCACCGTCGGCATCATGTCTCCCAACGGCGCCGCGCAGGCGGACCTGTTCCGGCTCAGCTGCCAGTCGGCGAACATCGACCCCGCAAGTGTGGATTTCATCGAGGCGCACGGAACCGGAACCCCCACGGGCGATCCCGTCGAGGTCGAGGCCCTGGCCGCCGTGTACGGCGCCGCCCGCCCGGCCGGCGACCCGGCGCGCATCGGCTCGGTCAAACCGAACACCGGCCACCTCGAGGGCGGCGCCGGAGCCGTCGGCCTGATCAAGGCGGCACTGGCGTTGCACCACGGGGTCATCCCGCCCACCGCGGGGATCCGCAACCTGACCACCGCGGTCGACTGGGAGCACTCCGGCCTGCGGGTGCCCACCGCTGCCGAACCGTGGACCCGAGCGCCGGATCGCCGGCGCCGCGCGGCGGTGTGCAGCTACGGCTACGGCGGCACGATCGCGCATGTGTTGCTCGAAGAGGCCCCGACGCCCAGCGCCGCGGCCGACCCAGAACCCCTGGCGCCCAGCGTGTTTCCGGTATCGGCCCGCTCTCGGTCCCGGCTCGGCGCGCAGGCCCGCGCGTTGGCCCAGCACCTCGATGCGGACCCTGCGCCGTTGCCCGAGGTGGCGACCGCGCTGTGGACCCGCCGGTCCCCCGAACCGGTGCGGGCCGCCGTCGTCGCCGAGAGCCGCGACGACCTCGTCCGCGCGCTGACCTCATTGGCCGACGACGTCCGCGACCCGGCCGTGGTCGTCGGCAGCCCGCTGCCGCGGGCCGACGAGGGCGCGGTGTGGGTGTTTTCCGGACACGGCTCGCACTGGCCGGAGATGGGCCGCGACCTGCTGGGCGCCGAGCCGGCCTTCGCCGCGGTGATCGACGAGATCGACCCCATCTTCGCCGCCGAACTGGGGTTTTCGGCCCGCACTGCCCTGCGCACAGGCGAACTCGGCGGCACCGATCAGGTGCAGGCGCTGACCTTCGCCATGCAGGTGGGGCTGGCGGCGGTGCTGCGGGAGCGCGGTGTGCGACCGGCCGCGGTGATCGGGCACTCGGTCGGCGAGGTCGCCGCGTGTGTGACCGCCGGGGTGTTCGAGCTGGCCCAGGGCGCCGCGGTGGCGTGCTACCGGGCCCGTGGCTTCCGGAAGGTCATGGGCCACGGCGCGATGGCGCTGGTGCAGCTGCCGTTCGACGAGGCGCAGCGCCGCCTCGGCGCGCGCACCGACGTGATCGCCGCGATCAGTGCGTCACCGGCCGCCACGGTGCTCTCGGGCGCCGAGGCGGCCGTCGAGGAGCTGACCCGCCGACTGACCGATGAGGGCGTCATGGTCCGACGGGTCAAGACCGATGTCGCCTTCCACAGCCCGGCGATGGACGCGCTGACCGCGGAGCTGGCCCGGCTGATCGGCGCGCTGCCACCCTCGCGGCCGGCACGGGTGCCGCTGTACACCACGGCGCTGGCCGACCCGCGCTCCACCGCGGCGCGCGGACCCGACTACTGGGTGGCCAACCTGCGGGACCGGGTGCGCTTCGCCGAGGCGGTCACCGCGGCCGCCGAGGACGGCCATCGGCTGTTCCTGGAGGTCTCGGCGCATCCGGTGGTGTCACACTCCGTGGTGGAGACGTTGCTGCACTTGGGAATTGACGACCACGCCGCGGTCGGGGTGCTGCGCCGCGAGCAACCCCCGCGCCGCTGTGTCGCCGCCGCGGTCGGCGCCCTGCACTGCCACGGCGCCCCCGTCGAGCACGGCCTGCGCGCGACCATGCCGTGGGCCGACAACCTGCCCGGCACGCAGTGGCAGCACCGCGAATTCTGGCGGACGCCGAGCGCTCCCCCGGGCGGGCGGGGCCTGCACGACGCCACCGACCACACGCTGCTCGGCGGCGCGCTGGAGATCGCCGGCGCGGTGCCGGCCCGGGTGTGGGAGACCCGGCTGGACCTGGACACCCGGCCCTACCCCGCCAGCCACCCGGTGCAGGGCACCGAGATCGTGCCGGCGGCGGTATTGCTCAACACGTTCCACGCCGCGGCCGGCGGTGACGTGACCGATGTGCACCTGCGCACCCCGGTGGCACCCGGCCGCACCCGGGATGTGCAGGTGGTGCGCCACGATCGGGCGCTGGCGATCGCGAGCCGGCTGGTCGACGCGGACGGGCCCAGCGCCGGCGGTTGGCTGACCCATTGCACCGCGATCGCTGCCGCGGATGCTCGCCCGGGGGTGCCCGTCCTCGACGAACACGCCGTGCGGGCACGCTGCGGTACGGAGCTGCCCGCGAGCTACGTGGTGGACCGGCTCGCCGCCCTCGGCGTGGCCGAGATGGGCTTCGGCTGGCAGATCGTGGACCTCCGTCAGGGCGACGGGGAGTTCCTCGCTCAGGTGCGCGCCGAACCCGACGGATCGCAGCCGCGGACCTGGGCCGGCCTGCTCGACGCGGCCACCTCGGCGGCCTCCACGGTATTCGACGGCGCCCCTCGGCTGCGCATGCCCGCCCGCATCGAGCGACTGAGCATCCTTGCGCCACCGTCGGATTCGGTGCTACTGCATGTGCTCCGCCGCGGTGAGAGCACCTGCACCGACGTCGTCATCGCGGATCTGACCGGCACCCCAATGGTGGCCATCACCGGGATGGCCTTCGAGGAACTCGAGCACAGCGCCGGCGGCGACGTCAACCGCGTGCTGCACCAACTCGATTGGCATCCGACGGTGTTCTCCGAGCACGCCCGGCCCGCGCACGTGGCGCTCGTCGGCGGCGACGCCGCAACCGTCGCCTGGTGCCGGCGCGACCTCGCGGCCGCTCGAGTGGGTGCCAGCGTGTACGCCGACCCGGCCGGGATTCCCGCCGATCTGGGTTCCGACGCCGTGGTGCTGGTCCTGCCGGAGGCCGGCGAGAGCCCGCTGGCGGCCGTCGACACCGTCCTGAGGACGCTGAAACACCTGCTGAATTCCGGTGTGATGGCGCGGTTGTGGACGCTGACCCACGGTGTGCACGAGGGCTCCGGTTTCACCCGGTCCCCGCTGTGGGGCCTGTCCCGGGTCGCCGCCACCGAACACCCCCACCTGTGGGGTGGGGTGCTCGACGTGGCCGAGGAGCGGTTGCCGCTCGGGGTGCTGGCCTCGCTGCCCGGGCACGCGGTGGTGGTGGTCCGCGACGGCGTCGCGCTGACCGCGCGGCTGGGCAACCTGACGGTCGCGGCCGATACGCCGATGGAATGCTCGCCGGCCGGTAGTTATCTGATCACCGGCGGCACCGGCGCGCTGGGTCTGCGGATCGCCGAGCGGCTCGCAGACCTCGGCGCCCGCCGACTGGTACTGCTGTCCCGTTCCGGTCTTCCGCCGCGGGCCTCGTGGGCGACCGCGGCGAACCAGGAACAGATCCGCGCGGTCTCGGCACTCGAGGAGCGCGGGGTGTCCGTGCAGGTGGCCGCGCTCGACGTGGCCGCCGACGGCGCGGCCGACGACCTGCGGGCGCTGCTGCGGGACCTGCCGCCGGTGCGCGGTGTCGTGCACGCCGCGGGCGTGGAGGCCGGTGTCTTCCTGGCCAACACCACCATCGAGGAGATCGCCACGACCATGCGCCCCAAGGTCGACGGCGCGCTGGTGCTGCATGAGATGTTCCCGCCGGGGCAACTGGACTGGATGCTGCTGTACTCCTCGTGCGGCTATCTGGCCGGTTTCCCCGGCCAGGGTGCCTACGCCTGCGGCAACGCGTTCCTGGATGCGTTGGCCCGGCATCGTCGCGGCCTCGGCGACGCCACCACCGCCGTGGCATGGACCGCCTGGCGCGGGCTCGGGATGGGATCGGACTCCGGATTCGTTGCCGCTCAACTCGATGCGTTGGGCATGGACACCATCGGCGCCGACGACGCGATGCGCGCACTGGAGGTGGCGATGCGCTCCGGACAGCCGAACCCGGTGGTATTGCCGGTGCTGCCCGATGCGGTGTCGGTGCCGATGCTGTCCGACGTGTCGGCAGCGGCAGCGGCAGACTCCGATGCCGGCGGCGACACCGCGCGCCCGGTCGGCCCCGGTGAGATGGACACCCCCGAGTGGGTGGCCCAGCAGGTACTCACCGCGGTGGCAGGCGAACTCGGGCTGTCCGAGGACAGCGTCGACACCCGGCTACCGCTGGTCGAGATCGGGGTGGACTCGATCATGACGGTGTCGTTGCGTCGTCAGCTGGAGCGGCAGACCGGCCTGGCGCTGCCACCGACGCTGCTGTGGGAGCATCCGACCGCGGCCGCGGTGACCGCCCGCATCGTCGAACTGCTCGACGCCGAAATCTCTTCGGCCACCGAGGAAGAGGGCGTCACGGTCGCGTGA
- a CDS encoding (2,3-dihydroxybenzoyl)adenylate synthase: MSTELPETQHALDSGIDDVRTGFVPFPADRGETYRQAGYWTGQPLDSLLRAAAARRPHHPAVADADVSYTFAELDALADRVGAGLTDQGIAAGDRILLQLPNSCAFAVALFGLLRAGAVPVMCLSGHRSAELGHFAQVSGAVGMVITDRAGGFDFRAMAAQLAAEHPRLRHILVDGDPGPFRSWSTVTDYAGPIPTRAPVDPGTPALLLVSGGTTGLPKLIPRTHDDYRYNAVACAQAYGMTGDDVCLVALPAGHNFPLACPGLLGSMTVGATTVFTSDPSPEVAFALIDKYQVTITGLVNALAKLWAQACDWEPVLPTSLRVVQVGGSRMMPDEARFIRENLSAGMQQIFGMAEGMLNFTRPGDPVDVVDNVQGRPMSPHDEMKVVDEDGNEVAPGEEGELLVRGPYTLNGYYRADEANARSFSPDGFYRSGDRVRIFTDGPWAGYVEVTGRIKDVIHRGGETVSASDLEEHLHAHPAIADAAAVALPDEYLGEKICAAVVFKGSPITLAELNGFLDQRGVSAHTKPDVLAPLPSLPKTAVGKVDKKQIVSVLVPT, encoded by the coding sequence ATGAGTACCGAATTGCCGGAGACACAGCACGCGCTCGACAGCGGAATCGACGACGTCCGAACGGGATTCGTGCCCTTTCCGGCCGACCGGGGGGAAACCTACCGGCAGGCCGGCTATTGGACGGGACAACCCCTGGATTCGCTGCTGCGTGCGGCCGCCGCACGCCGGCCGCACCACCCGGCCGTCGCCGACGCCGACGTCAGCTACACCTTTGCCGAACTCGACGCGCTCGCCGACCGGGTCGGGGCCGGCCTGACCGACCAGGGCATCGCCGCCGGCGACCGGATCCTGCTGCAACTGCCCAACTCGTGCGCGTTCGCCGTCGCGCTGTTCGGTTTGTTGCGCGCGGGCGCGGTCCCGGTGATGTGCCTGTCGGGGCACCGCAGCGCCGAGCTGGGGCACTTTGCGCAGGTCAGCGGCGCCGTCGGGATGGTGATCACCGACCGCGCCGGCGGGTTCGACTTCCGTGCGATGGCGGCGCAGTTGGCCGCCGAACATCCGCGCCTGCGCCACATCCTCGTCGACGGCGACCCCGGGCCCTTCCGGTCCTGGTCCACCGTCACCGACTACGCGGGCCCGATCCCCACCCGCGCTCCCGTCGACCCCGGCACCCCGGCGCTGCTCCTGGTCTCCGGTGGCACCACCGGATTGCCGAAGCTCATCCCCCGCACCCACGACGACTACCGCTACAACGCGGTGGCCTGCGCGCAGGCCTACGGGATGACCGGCGACGACGTCTGTCTGGTGGCGCTGCCGGCCGGGCACAACTTCCCGCTGGCCTGCCCCGGGTTACTGGGGTCGATGACCGTCGGCGCGACAACGGTTTTCACGAGCGATCCCAGCCCCGAGGTGGCATTCGCGCTGATCGACAAGTACCAGGTCACCATCACCGGTCTGGTCAACGCGCTGGCCAAACTGTGGGCGCAGGCCTGCGACTGGGAACCGGTGCTGCCGACGTCGCTGCGGGTCGTGCAGGTCGGCGGATCGCGGATGATGCCCGATGAGGCCCGATTCATCCGCGAGAATCTCTCGGCCGGCATGCAGCAGATCTTCGGCATGGCCGAGGGCATGCTGAACTTCACCCGACCGGGCGATCCGGTCGATGTGGTGGACAACGTGCAGGGCCGTCCCATGTCGCCGCACGACGAGATGAAGGTCGTCGACGAGGACGGCAACGAGGTGGCACCGGGCGAGGAGGGCGAACTGCTGGTCCGCGGGCCGTACACCCTCAACGGCTATTACCGGGCCGACGAGGCGAACGCCCGTTCGTTCAGCCCCGACGGGTTCTACCGCAGCGGGGACCGGGTCCGGATCTTCACCGACGGCCCCTGGGCGGGTTATGTCGAGGTCACCGGGCGGATCAAGGACGTCATCCACCGCGGTGGCGAGACCGTGTCCGCCTCGGACCTCGAGGAGCATCTGCACGCCCATCCGGCGATTGCCGATGCCGCGGCCGTTGCGCTGCCGGATGAGTACCTGGGCGAGAAGATCTGCGCAGCGGTGGTTTTCAAGGGGTCGCCGATCACCCTGGCCGAGTTGAACGGATTCCTGGACCAACGGGGCGTCTCGGCCCACACCAAACCGGACGTGCTGGCCCCGCTGCCCTCGCTACCCAAGACCGCCGTCGGCAAGGTGGACAAGAAACAGATCGTCTCCGTGCTGGTGCCGACATGA